Within the Luteimonas sp. JM171 genome, the region GAGGAAAAGGCGGTTCATGGTGATTCCGGAAGGGTGGCGGAAAAAATCCAGCGGAACTTTACTTGAGGGTTGGTGAATGCGGGAGGAGGCTCGAGCCATGGGTGCCAGTGCCGGGGTCTCGCGTGCCCAGCGACGATTGGAAAGGTTCGGCGAAAGGCGGCAACAACGCGGATTCCGCACCCTTGAACGGGCTGGGCCAAGCGTGCTCCCAGCCGATTTCAGAGGCCGGCTCAGCCCAACCTGAATGGATGGCCGCACTGCCAGTCGTACAGGGAGCGGATGCTAGAATCCCCTGTTCGCTTTCCTCAGGACCCCCCTGCATGACGGACCATCGCGATTCGGCCGGGACAGGCTCCAAGGCATGGGGCCCCGGCACCCGTGCCATCCATGCTGGCCAGTCGCCGGATCCCAGCACCGGGGCGGTGATGCCGCCCATCTACGCCACGTCCACCTACGCGCAGAGCAGCCCGGGCGAGCATCAGGGCTTTGAGTACTCGCGCAGCCACAACCCGACGCGCTTTGCATACGAGCGCTGCGCTGCCGGGCTGGAAAACGGCACCCGCGGCTTTGCGTTCGCGTCCGGGCTCGCGGCTACCAGCACCATCCTTGAACTGCTCGACACCGGCAGCCACGTCATCGCCATGGACGACGTCTATGGCGGCAGCTACCGGCTGTTCGAAGGCGTGCGCCGCCGCAGCGCGGGGCTGGACTTCGACTGGGTGGATCTGAGCGACCTGGCCAAGTTCGAGGCCGCGATCCGTCCGCAGACGAAGATGGTCTGGATCGAGACCCCCACCAACCCGCTGCTCAAGCTGGTCGACATCGCCGCCGTGGCGGAGATCGCCCGCAAGCGCGGTCTGATCGTGGTGGTGGACAACACTTTCAGCTCGCCGATCCTGCAGCACCCGCTGGAGCTGGGCGCGCACATCGTGGTGCACTCGGCCACCAAGTACCTCAACGGCCACTCCGACATGGTCGGCGGCATGGTGGTGGTCGGTGACGACGGGCAGATTGCGGACAGGCTCGCTTACCTCCAGAACGCCGTGGGTGCGGTGCAGGGCCCGTTCGACAGTTTCCTGGCGCTGCGTGGCCTGAAGACCCTGCACCTGCGCATGAAGGCCCACTGCGAGAACGCGCAGGCGATCGCCGAATTCCTGCAGGGGCACGAGGCGGTGCAGGAAGTGATCTACCCGGGCCTGCCTTCCCACCCGCAGCATGAGCTGGCCAAGCGGCAGATGGACGGGTTCGGCGGGATTGTTTCAATTCGGTTGAAGGGCGGCTATGAGGCGGCGAAGCGGTTCTGCGAGCGGACGAAGCTGTTCACCCTGGCCGAATCGCTGGGTGGGGTGGAGAGCTTGGTGAACCATCCGGCGGTGATGACGCATGCGAGCGTGCCGGCCGAGCGGCGGAAGGAGCTGGGGCTGGGGGATGAACTGGTGCGGCTGAGCGTTGGAATCGAGACGCTCGCGGACCTCCAGGAGGATCTGGGCAACGCCCTGGGTTCCGCCTGAAATGCCCAACCTTTTTACTGACCTCAGGGAGAGCCTGCGCAGGCCGGAGTTCTGGATGTACTCCAGCTGGCTGGACATCATCACCCGTTACCGCAGGACGCGGCTTGGCCTCATCTGGATCATCATCCCAACGGCCGTGTTCGTGGCTGCGATCGGGCAGGTGTACTCCACCGTCATGGGACACGACCCGGAGTTCTACCTGCCGTACCTGGCGATCGGATTCGTCCTGTTCCGCTTCATGACCCAGTGCCTGTCGGAATCAGGCTCGATCCTCAGATCACACAAGCCATTCATCATGGATGGACGGGTGCGGATGACGGACTACGTCCTCCGCTCGATCGCCAAGGCCTTCTTCTTTTTCGTTTGCGCGTTCGTGGTCATCGCCGCGGCCGTTGCCTGGTCTCCGCAGACTTCGGTGGTCAACCTGTTGACCGTGCTGGCCACCTTCCCGTTGATCATGCTCAATTCGTTCTGGTTATCCAGCTGCATGTCGATGGTGGGCGCAAGACATGCCGACTCGTCGGAAATGGTCACTACGGTGATGCGCTTTGGCATGCTCCTCACCCCGATTTTGTGGGTGGGCGACCGCTTCCCGCCGGGGACCTTCGGTTGGTGGGCGGTTCACCTCAACCCGGCCTATCACCTCATTACGCTGGTCCGTAACCCCATCCTCGGGGAGCCTGTCCCATCGGCGAGCATCTGGTTCGTTGCCGTCATGACAGTGCTCGGGTGGCTCCTGGCGGCAGTCGTTTATCGTCGATACGCGCGCTTCGTGCCGCTGTGGATTTGAGGAGTCGGCCCCGATGACAGCCCATATCCGCGTGCGCGACGTTGTCCTGGACGTCCCTTACTTCGAGCAGCCGGCCAAGGCAGCCCAGAATTGGCTGGGAACCCTGGTCAGCGCCGCCACGGCCGTGCCAAAACGGAAGTTCGCGCGACTCCTTGACGGGATCACGTTTGACATCAACGAGGGCGACCGCGTGGTGATGCTGGGCCGCAACGGCGCCGGCAAGACGACGATGCTCCGCGTGATGACTGGGGCGTTCACGCCCACCAGCGGCCATATCGAGGTCTCGGGCACGCGCCAGGCGCTGCTGAACCTCAGCCTCGGCTTCAACCAGGAAGCAACCGTCCACGAGAACATTTTCCTGCGGGCGACGGCGATGGGGATCGAGTCCGGTCGCATCAAGGGAATGGTCGGCGAGGTATTGGAATTCGCGGAACTGGGCGACATCGAGAATCGGCGGCTGCTTACCTTGTCCGCAGGCCAGCGGATGCGCCTGGGCTTTGCCATCTCCACGGTGGTGCAACACGACATCATGCTGCTCGACGAGTGGTTTGGAGCCGGCGACTTCGGATTCGTCCGCAAGGCCCGCGAGCGCCTGGTGGACAGGGTGACGGGCAGCAAGATCGTGGTCGTGGCAAGCCACAACATGGAGTTGGCGCGGCGGCTGTGCAACCGTGGCATCGTTCTCCACCACGGCAAGCTGGAATTCGTCGGGTCGGTGACCGAAGCAATCAAGTTCTACAAGGGGCTTGTCGAGAAGTCGAAGCGTCTCCAGGCGCTGGAACTGGAAGCGCAGATTGCGGCCGATGCCGATGCCTTTGAGTGATGCCACAGTCCCCGCCTCCTTCGTCACGAACAATGGAGCCCGGTGCCGAAGTGGCCGAAGAGCTGCGCAGGCTGCGGAGGCAGCTTCGCGCGACTGAGCGGCAGCTGGAACTGCGCGAAGCGGAGCTGGACCTGCTTCGCGGCAGCCACTCATTCAAGCTCACTGCACCGCTGCGTTGGCTGCGGCGGCGGCTTTCGGCGTCCCCGGCCCCGCAGCCCTCGGTTGATTCAGTGCTCTCCGACGTCACTCGGCTGCCGGCCGCTGTCGGGGCCTTTCCAAAGCGCTTCGTCCAGCCTGGGCCACCCGAGCGCCTCAACGAGAGCCATCGTCCGCTGCGCCTGGATGTTGCGATCCAGCCCCTGGTTCCGCTTGCAGTCGCGGAAGGAAGCCTGCGGGAAGAGGCGTCGCCGTATTCCGAGCGGTATTACGGTGACCTCCCCAACCCGGTGCGCGTCGCCACCATCACCAGTGCGGAGTTCCGGCAGGAGTTGTCCTTTGATGCGTCCGTGCTGCCGCTCCATGCCAGCACGTGGGCCGACCAGCTTGCGCCCGGTCGGGTGGATGCGTTGTTGCTCGATGGCGCATGGGAGCCCGAAGGGGGGTGGGGCGCGGGCTTTGGTGGCAGCCCATCCTCCCAGCAGCGGCTGGCCCCGCTGTTCGAATATTGCCAGCGCCACAGCGTGCCCGTGGTCCTTTGGGCCCGGGAAGACGCGCAACAGCTGGAGCGCTTGCAGTGGCTCTTGCCGTGGGTGGCGCGGGTGTATGCCGTGGATGCCGCCGGTGAACAGTGGTTCCGGTCGCGGTTTCCCGAGCTGGGCGTGGGGTGTCTTCCTCCAGCGGTGCAGCCGGCCCTGTTCAACCCCGTTCGAAGCTATGGCCTGAGGGATTGCGCAAAGGCTTTGTCGGGCACGGTGCTGTTCGATGGATGGTGGAGTGTCTCGTCCGGCCGTGTTTCCGACCCGGTGTTGGGTGTACTGGGTGACCGGCTGCGTATCGTGGATACGGACGGGGATTACTCCTGGGCCCGGCTGCAGGACATCGGCTCATACGCGTCGCTGGCACTTGGTTCCGTGACCCCCCTGGAAAAGTCCGCCCTGCTCAGGAGCGGCAGCGCGGAATTGTTCCTGGAACATTCCGGTGGAAGCCCGTGGCGTCTTACGGAGCGGATGCTGCGCGCTG harbors:
- a CDS encoding cystathionine gamma-synthase is translated as MTDHRDSAGTGSKAWGPGTRAIHAGQSPDPSTGAVMPPIYATSTYAQSSPGEHQGFEYSRSHNPTRFAYERCAAGLENGTRGFAFASGLAATSTILELLDTGSHVIAMDDVYGGSYRLFEGVRRRSAGLDFDWVDLSDLAKFEAAIRPQTKMVWIETPTNPLLKLVDIAAVAEIARKRGLIVVVDNTFSSPILQHPLELGAHIVVHSATKYLNGHSDMVGGMVVVGDDGQIADRLAYLQNAVGAVQGPFDSFLALRGLKTLHLRMKAHCENAQAIAEFLQGHEAVQEVIYPGLPSHPQHELAKRQMDGFGGIVSIRLKGGYEAAKRFCERTKLFTLAESLGGVESLVNHPAVMTHASVPAERRKELGLGDELVRLSVGIETLADLQEDLGNALGSA
- a CDS encoding ABC transporter permease, translated to MYSSWLDIITRYRRTRLGLIWIIIPTAVFVAAIGQVYSTVMGHDPEFYLPYLAIGFVLFRFMTQCLSESGSILRSHKPFIMDGRVRMTDYVLRSIAKAFFFFVCAFVVIAAAVAWSPQTSVVNLLTVLATFPLIMLNSFWLSSCMSMVGARHADSSEMVTTVMRFGMLLTPILWVGDRFPPGTFGWWAVHLNPAYHLITLVRNPILGEPVPSASIWFVAVMTVLGWLLAAVVYRRYARFVPLWI
- a CDS encoding ATP-binding cassette domain-containing protein; amino-acid sequence: MTAHIRVRDVVLDVPYFEQPAKAAQNWLGTLVSAATAVPKRKFARLLDGITFDINEGDRVVMLGRNGAGKTTMLRVMTGAFTPTSGHIEVSGTRQALLNLSLGFNQEATVHENIFLRATAMGIESGRIKGMVGEVLEFAELGDIENRRLLTLSAGQRMRLGFAISTVVQHDIMLLDEWFGAGDFGFVRKARERLVDRVTGSKIVVVASHNMELARRLCNRGIVLHHGKLEFVGSVTEAIKFYKGLVEKSKRLQALELEAQIAADADAFE
- a CDS encoding glycosyltransferase translates to MAEELRRLRRQLRATERQLELREAELDLLRGSHSFKLTAPLRWLRRRLSASPAPQPSVDSVLSDVTRLPAAVGAFPKRFVQPGPPERLNESHRPLRLDVAIQPLVPLAVAEGSLREEASPYSERYYGDLPNPVRVATITSAEFRQELSFDASVLPLHASTWADQLAPGRVDALLLDGAWEPEGGWGAGFGGSPSSQQRLAPLFEYCQRHSVPVVLWAREDAQQLERLQWLLPWVARVYAVDAAGEQWFRSRFPELGVGCLPPAVQPALFNPVRSYGLRDCAKALSGTVLFDGWWSVSSGRVSDPVLGVLGDRLRIVDTDGDYSWARLQDIGSYASLALGSVTPLEKSALLRSGSAELFLEHSGGSPWRLTERMLRAAASGAAIFAKGAHAHAPVKARELPNGAEPGTFSTLQPTSVEHARDAHLAFRNVLQEHCLADRLAMIWRDLGLNDGRLPGPTPVAHLLVTMRPELLERCLARFRNDLYPERELVVVLHGDGVDIQAARALIKDSEPVRLLQAPSTRSLGDCLNMAIAHTEAPFWMKMDDDDHYGPAYTRDMMLYRRAIRAPLMGKPPAFLHLGATDELRWDAEWASLANLLHHPDEANAALVAGGTLAGTREVLESEGFSSSRRGGSDSEFIERCLEGGHSLLATDAFNFARFRSGDEGFHTWKVSDTDLLQRTVPAGSGAALEQQVFI